From the Acidicapsa ligni genome, one window contains:
- the glgP gene encoding alpha-glucan family phosphorylase, translating into MSNSSFPNQVSYESFPPTGVVAYFSMEIAINPAMPTYSGGLGVLAGDTLRSAADLGTPLVAFTLLHRKGYFRQHLDKDGAQTEDSQPWTPANFCTEESPRITVTVEDRTVTIRAWRYNLVGRAGHIIPIYLLDTDLPENSTWDRGLTDHLYGGDSNYRLQQEIVLGMGGTRMLNALNYRVNVYHMNEGHAALLTLALLEAQLGGGPLNKVTDVDVKAVREKCVFTTHTPVPAGHDRFSIEQSTRILGAERTARLQALGCCHDNMLNMTYVALHFSRYVNGVALQHGNVSRAMFPEYQIDAITNGVHAPTWVSEPFQNLLDKNIPHWRRDNLYLRNAIEIPLPEIIAAHAQAKESLLAEVATRTGLVMNPKVLTLGFARRAATYKRADLLFTDPERLLEIAHAAGGLQILYAGKAHPQDEPGKALIHSVIEKAKKYSGIDLRVVYLENYDWELGALLTAGADVWVNTPRRPYEASGTSGMKAALNGVPSLSILDGWWIEGCLENYTGWAIEDGVDDTTEATSLYEKLEKSVVPLYLKSPEAWGNLMRTTIAYNGSFFNTNRMVKQYIRNAYYPVDLTESAPVEEPAAVAH; encoded by the coding sequence ATGTCGAACTCCTCTTTCCCAAACCAGGTTTCATACGAATCGTTTCCTCCCACAGGCGTCGTCGCCTATTTCTCGATGGAGATCGCCATCAACCCCGCGATGCCAACCTACTCCGGGGGCCTCGGCGTACTCGCCGGAGACACACTGCGTTCAGCCGCCGACCTCGGCACACCCCTGGTCGCCTTTACCCTGCTCCACCGCAAGGGCTACTTCCGCCAGCATCTCGACAAAGATGGCGCGCAAACCGAAGACAGCCAGCCCTGGACCCCAGCGAACTTCTGCACTGAAGAATCCCCGCGCATCACCGTCACGGTTGAAGATCGAACCGTTACGATTCGTGCCTGGCGCTATAACCTCGTAGGCCGCGCCGGACACATCATCCCGATTTACCTGCTCGACACCGATCTACCCGAGAACAGCACCTGGGATCGCGGCCTGACCGATCATCTCTACGGCGGCGACTCGAACTATCGCCTGCAACAGGAGATCGTGCTCGGCATGGGCGGTACACGCATGCTCAACGCGCTCAATTACCGCGTCAATGTGTACCACATGAACGAAGGCCACGCGGCGCTGCTCACCCTGGCCCTGCTCGAAGCACAACTCGGCGGCGGCCCACTCAACAAGGTCACCGACGTAGACGTCAAGGCCGTGCGCGAGAAGTGCGTCTTCACAACCCATACCCCGGTTCCCGCCGGGCATGACCGCTTCAGCATCGAGCAGTCGACACGCATCCTCGGCGCCGAACGCACCGCGCGTCTCCAGGCGCTCGGCTGTTGCCATGACAACATGCTGAACATGACCTACGTGGCGCTCCATTTTTCGCGTTACGTCAACGGCGTAGCCCTCCAGCATGGCAATGTCTCCCGGGCCATGTTCCCCGAGTATCAGATCGACGCCATCACCAACGGAGTACACGCGCCGACCTGGGTCTCCGAGCCATTCCAGAACCTGCTGGACAAGAACATCCCGCACTGGCGTCGAGATAACCTCTATCTCCGCAATGCCATCGAAATCCCCCTGCCCGAGATCATCGCAGCCCATGCCCAGGCCAAGGAATCATTGCTGGCCGAGGTCGCCACGCGAACCGGGCTGGTGATGAACCCCAAAGTTTTGACGCTGGGATTTGCACGCCGGGCAGCGACCTACAAACGCGCCGACCTGCTCTTCACCGATCCCGAACGGCTACTCGAAATCGCCCATGCCGCAGGCGGCCTGCAGATTCTATACGCGGGCAAAGCGCATCCGCAGGACGAGCCCGGCAAAGCATTGATCCACAGCGTAATCGAGAAAGCGAAGAAATACTCCGGCATCGATCTGCGCGTCGTCTATCTCGAAAACTACGACTGGGAGTTGGGAGCACTGCTGACCGCAGGCGCAGACGTCTGGGTCAACACCCCGCGGCGCCCCTACGAAGCCTCCGGCACCAGCGGCATGAAGGCTGCTCTGAACGGAGTGCCAAGCCTGTCGATTCTCGATGGCTGGTGGATCGAGGGCTGCCTGGAAAACTACACCGGCTGGGCCATTGAAGATGGAGTGGACGATACAACCGAGGCCACCTCCCTCTACGAAAAACTGGAAAAATCCGTAGTCCCTCTCTATCTGAAATCGCCCGAAGCATGGGGCAACCTGATGCGCACGACGATTGCCTATAACGGCTCCTTCTTCAACACCAATCGCATGGTCAAGCAGTACATCCGCAACGCCTACTACCCAGTAGACCTGACCGAATCAGCCCCAGTAGAAGAACCCGCCGCAGTAGCCCACTAA
- a CDS encoding cold-shock protein, whose translation MEQGTVKWFNDAKGFGFISRQNGEDVFVHYSAINSNGFKSLQEGQAVQFNVVKGPKGWQAADVQPL comes from the coding sequence ATGGAACAAGGTACTGTGAAATGGTTTAACGACGCGAAGGGCTTCGGCTTTATCTCGCGTCAGAACGGCGAAGATGTTTTCGTGCATTACTCCGCCATTAACTCTAATGGCTTCAAGAGCTTGCAAGAAGGTCAGGCCGTTCAGTTCAACGTAGTGAAGGGTCCCAAAGGCTGGCAGGCGGCTGACGTTCAGCCTCTGTAG
- the galK gene encoding galactokinase encodes MKDPAALRTLHENRFHAVPQIFAAPGRVNLIGEHTDYAEGFVMPAAIDFATLTAISPRDDGQVVLYAENFGEERSFPANALPTSPTSHWSDYPLGVLSILAGEGYAIPAFSLTLWGDVPLGAGLSSSAAVEVATAIAVTGLLGVTIPGPQLALLCQRAENEFVGANCGIMDQFISANGAVDHALLLDCRDLSYTLAPIPEEMALVIANTMVKHAITGGEYGSRRAEVEEACRILATHRPEIKFLRDATVADLEAWGHEIPPDALKRARHVITENQRTVDAAKALMQGDLPTLGRLMHEAHISYSKDFEASCVEADTMVELAQDLPGLIGARLTGGGFGGCTVNVVEKAHATEFAASLASRYKQATGIDPQIFICHASAGAHRIS; translated from the coding sequence ATGAAAGACCCCGCCGCATTACGCACCTTACACGAAAACCGCTTCCACGCCGTCCCGCAAATCTTCGCCGCGCCGGGACGCGTAAATCTGATTGGCGAGCATACGGATTACGCTGAAGGCTTCGTCATGCCCGCGGCGATCGACTTCGCCACACTCACCGCCATCTCCCCCCGCGACGACGGACAGGTCGTTCTATACGCAGAGAACTTCGGCGAAGAGCGTTCCTTCCCAGCCAACGCGCTTCCCACCAGCCCCACCAGCCACTGGAGCGACTACCCGCTCGGAGTGCTGTCCATTCTCGCCGGCGAAGGCTATGCGATCCCCGCATTCAGCCTCACCCTCTGGGGCGACGTGCCTCTAGGCGCTGGATTAAGCAGCTCCGCCGCCGTCGAAGTAGCCACCGCCATCGCCGTGACCGGCCTGCTCGGAGTAACCATCCCCGGCCCCCAACTCGCCCTGCTCTGCCAGCGCGCCGAGAACGAGTTCGTCGGAGCCAACTGCGGCATCATGGATCAATTCATCTCCGCCAACGGCGCCGTCGACCACGCGCTGCTGCTGGACTGCCGCGACCTCAGCTACACCCTCGCTCCCATTCCTGAAGAGATGGCGCTGGTCATTGCCAACACCATGGTGAAGCACGCCATCACCGGCGGAGAATACGGCAGCCGTCGCGCCGAGGTCGAAGAAGCATGTCGCATCCTCGCCACGCATCGCCCCGAAATCAAGTTCCTTCGCGACGCCACCGTGGCCGACCTCGAAGCCTGGGGCCACGAAATCCCACCCGATGCTCTCAAGCGCGCGCGCCACGTCATCACCGAAAATCAGCGCACCGTCGATGCCGCCAAAGCCCTGATGCAGGGAGACCTGCCCACACTCGGCCGCCTCATGCACGAGGCCCATATCAGCTATAGCAAAGACTTCGAAGCAAGCTGCGTGGAAGCGGACACCATGGTCGAACTCGCCCAGGATCTCCCCGGCCTGATCGGCGCACGATTGACCGGCGGTGGATTCGGCGGCTGCACCGTCAATGTCGTTGAAAAAGCTCACGCCACAGAATTTGCCGCCTCACTCGCCAGCCGATACAAGCAGGCCACTGGAATCGATCCCCAGATTTTCATCTGCCATGCATCGGCCGGTGCTCACCGCATAAGCTAA
- a CDS encoding pyridoxal phosphate-dependent decarboxylase family protein — MTSPRTSANTYPPQQDPFLNLLEAPLARLAEGFRDLPPFVSPLDQATDRDAMALVLDEVAGRMVNNYPYFHPLYAGQMLKPPHPVARAAYALAMAINPNNHARDGGRASSQMEIEAVAQIAQMFGWSGAGYLGHLTSGGTFANLEALWIAGQLAPGKRILASEQAHYTHKRITAVLQLPFTSIACDLRGCMDLNTLEEELKRGDVGTVVVTMGSTALGSVDPLPGILALRSRYEFRIHLDAAYGGYFRLIAEELDAPARSAYLAMDQADSIVVDPHKHGLQPYGCGCVLFRDPSVGRFYKHDSPYTYFTSSELHLGEISLECSRAGASAVALWATQRLLPLTPDGEFARGLSAGRSAALELHHRLRNDSRFDPFSEAPQLDIVVWQMRAGSAAQSSSLAQQVFDECAVQNLHLALVQLPEAMFRDHGANENVEIDAMDTSSMVTCLRSVLMKPEHAQWLGSIWERLSLATNKCVHL, encoded by the coding sequence ATGACCTCTCCCCGTACCTCCGCCAATACCTATCCCCCGCAACAGGATCCCTTCCTCAATTTGCTTGAGGCTCCGCTGGCCCGCCTTGCAGAGGGCTTTCGCGATCTGCCACCATTCGTCTCCCCGCTTGATCAGGCCACCGACCGCGATGCAATGGCCCTCGTGTTGGACGAAGTAGCCGGGCGAATGGTGAACAACTATCCGTATTTTCATCCTTTGTACGCGGGCCAGATGCTCAAGCCGCCGCATCCCGTGGCAAGGGCAGCCTACGCGCTGGCAATGGCCATCAATCCCAATAACCATGCCCGCGATGGCGGACGCGCCAGCTCGCAGATGGAGATCGAGGCCGTTGCGCAGATCGCGCAGATGTTCGGCTGGTCCGGCGCGGGATACCTGGGGCATCTGACCTCGGGCGGCACCTTCGCCAACCTTGAGGCTCTCTGGATCGCCGGGCAACTCGCCCCCGGCAAGCGTATCCTCGCTTCGGAACAGGCGCATTACACCCACAAACGAATCACTGCCGTCCTGCAATTGCCCTTCACCTCCATAGCCTGCGACCTCCGCGGATGCATGGACCTGAACACCCTCGAAGAGGAATTGAAGCGCGGCGATGTCGGCACAGTCGTTGTGACAATGGGCTCAACCGCGCTGGGCTCAGTTGACCCGCTGCCCGGGATACTTGCTCTGCGATCTCGCTATGAATTTCGCATCCACCTGGACGCAGCATACGGCGGCTACTTCCGGCTCATTGCCGAAGAACTCGACGCCCCGGCGCGATCCGCCTATCTCGCAATGGATCAGGCCGATTCGATCGTAGTCGATCCTCACAAGCACGGTCTGCAACCCTATGGATGCGGCTGCGTGCTCTTCCGCGACCCCTCCGTCGGCCGCTTCTACAAGCACGATTCGCCCTACACCTACTTCACCTCCAGCGAACTGCACCTCGGCGAGATCAGTCTGGAGTGTTCCCGCGCCGGCGCATCCGCCGTGGCCTTATGGGCAACGCAACGGCTGCTTCCACTCACCCCGGATGGCGAGTTTGCCCGCGGGCTCTCCGCCGGACGCAGTGCCGCACTGGAGCTGCACCATCGATTGCGCAACGATAGTAGATTTGACCCATTTTCAGAAGCACCACAATTGGATATTGTTGTGTGGCAGATGCGTGCCGGGAGCGCCGCGCAGAGTTCCTCACTGGCGCAACAGGTTTTCGACGAATGCGCAGTTCAAAATTTACATCTCGCACTAGTACAATTGCCCGAAGCAATGTTCCGTGACCACGGTGCAAATGAAAACGTTGAAATAGACGCAATGGATACCAGTTCGATGGTTACCTGTTTACGATCCGTCCTCATGAAGCCCGAACACGCCCAATGGCTAGGTTCTATCTGGGAGCGACTCAGTTTAGCTACAAACAAATGCGTGCATCTATAA
- a CDS encoding N-acetylmuramoyl-L-alanine amidase, whose protein sequence is MVPPFPLLQTVQKHSSPRLASVPFCTAAVLVLTALTPLTASFAARKLDPWDRAVALRQKLDSTPAEQRTREQYENAMDAFRLIYHEDPGASKSPAAVAQVADLLAEKGRVLKDDRALRAAIGQYEFLRQNYPKSPQVDNVLLLEGEICRQDLKDIACAKEKLQAVIDAAPNSSFAEQAALDLREMQPHNSKDSRNARNLPTVSATPTGRQRSTSKMPVTSASSALPSPDVQDQREATQKQDVSSMQRTDSPGLLPTPEPAQSGSHRSVMITGMRHWSNPTSTRIAIDLGGKVEYEAARVPNPDRIFFDLHGARLAPSLNGRQVEVIDDGYLKRIRAAQFLPDVTRVVLDVTDVSQYSAFLLPNPWRLIIDIHSDVHSDRQDGRSTVPETRYSLRATPAPPNTENTVADVAKLSTEPAKIQATAGPTSAPVSAKVKTAFPTTSSTTSPATKPDESQGASADTAGSTQSASQTSADQAKVQPNNKTKRKGRASSSPPPVAADEAPPLPHAADPTSDGQRSLVRALGLKVGRIVIDAGHGGHDSGTLGPGGIQEKDVVLDVALRTGKLLHQQLGAEIVYTRSDDTFIPLETRTAIANKAQADLFLSIHANSSSEPAARGVETYYLNFTSDPSALDVAARENAVSSSSVHQLSDLVRQIALKDKIDESREFAADVDQGLFAGLKSGNPGLKDRGVKKAPFVVLIGAQMPSILAEISFLTNPDDAQQLREGAYRQRIAESLAAGVERYLRGLSGIRPVSGKSSARGLGGGEEPAGR, encoded by the coding sequence ATGGTTCCCCCATTCCCGCTGCTGCAAACCGTTCAAAAGCACTCTTCGCCGCGCCTTGCTTCAGTGCCTTTTTGTACCGCAGCGGTTCTGGTGCTGACGGCTCTTACTCCTTTGACCGCGTCATTCGCGGCGCGGAAACTGGATCCCTGGGATCGGGCTGTGGCGTTGCGTCAGAAGCTGGATTCCACGCCAGCGGAGCAGCGGACTCGAGAGCAGTACGAAAACGCGATGGATGCGTTTCGCCTTATCTATCACGAAGATCCTGGTGCATCGAAGTCGCCTGCCGCTGTTGCCCAGGTTGCCGATCTGCTGGCGGAAAAAGGCCGCGTGCTGAAAGACGATCGCGCTCTGCGAGCCGCGATTGGACAGTATGAATTCCTCCGCCAGAATTATCCGAAAAGTCCACAGGTCGACAATGTGCTGCTGCTTGAAGGGGAAATTTGCCGCCAGGATCTGAAAGATATCGCCTGCGCCAAAGAGAAGCTTCAGGCGGTCATTGATGCTGCGCCGAATAGTTCCTTTGCGGAGCAGGCGGCTCTGGATCTCAGGGAGATGCAACCTCACAACTCAAAAGACAGCAGGAATGCACGGAATCTACCCACTGTTTCGGCTACGCCAACAGGCAGGCAGCGCTCCACGTCGAAGATGCCCGTTACGTCTGCTTCGTCTGCGCTTCCTTCGCCAGACGTGCAGGACCAGCGAGAAGCGACGCAGAAGCAAGACGTAAGTTCGATGCAGCGGACAGACTCGCCTGGCTTATTGCCAACACCGGAGCCTGCGCAATCCGGATCGCACCGCTCGGTCATGATCACTGGAATGCGGCATTGGTCGAATCCGACGTCTACGCGCATTGCAATTGATCTGGGCGGCAAGGTGGAGTACGAAGCTGCGCGCGTTCCAAATCCGGATCGCATTTTCTTTGATCTGCATGGGGCGCGGCTGGCGCCGAGCCTCAATGGGCGCCAGGTTGAGGTGATCGACGATGGGTATCTCAAGCGCATTCGGGCGGCGCAGTTTTTGCCGGATGTGACGCGTGTGGTGCTCGATGTGACGGATGTGAGCCAGTACTCGGCCTTTCTGCTGCCGAATCCGTGGCGGCTGATCATTGACATACACAGCGATGTTCACAGCGACAGGCAGGACGGAAGATCGACTGTGCCGGAGACGCGCTATTCGCTGCGTGCGACGCCTGCTCCGCCGAACACGGAAAACACGGTGGCCGATGTAGCGAAGCTGAGCACGGAGCCTGCGAAGATTCAGGCTACGGCTGGTCCGACCAGTGCGCCGGTTTCGGCAAAAGTTAAAACGGCGTTCCCGACAACGAGTTCGACAACGAGCCCGGCAACGAAGCCGGATGAGTCGCAGGGAGCGAGTGCGGATACGGCCGGTTCTACGCAATCTGCCAGCCAGACCTCTGCTGACCAGGCAAAAGTTCAGCCGAATAACAAAACGAAAAGGAAGGGCCGGGCCAGTTCTTCGCCGCCGCCGGTTGCGGCCGATGAGGCTCCGCCGCTGCCTCATGCTGCCGATCCTACATCGGATGGGCAGCGCTCGCTGGTGCGGGCTCTTGGGCTCAAGGTGGGGCGCATTGTTATTGACGCCGGGCATGGTGGGCATGACTCCGGCACGCTTGGTCCGGGCGGCATCCAGGAGAAGGATGTTGTGCTGGATGTTGCCCTGCGCACCGGAAAGCTGCTGCATCAGCAACTCGGCGCGGAGATTGTTTACACCCGCTCCGACGATACGTTCATTCCGCTGGAAACGCGGACGGCCATCGCCAACAAGGCGCAGGCGGATTTGTTTCTCTCGATTCACGCCAATTCAAGCTCGGAGCCAGCGGCGCGTGGCGTTGAGACTTACTATCTCAACTTCACCAGCGACCCCAGTGCGCTGGATGTAGCGGCGCGTGAGAATGCGGTCTCCAGCAGTTCGGTGCATCAGCTCTCCGACCTGGTGCGGCAGATTGCGCTCAAGGACAAGATCGACGAATCGCGTGAGTTTGCCGCGGATGTGGATCAGGGGCTCTTTGCGGGGCTTAAATCCGGTAATCCCGGGCTGAAGGATCGTGGTGTCAAAAAGGCTCCATTCGTTGTGTTGATCGGCGCGCAGATGCCGTCGATTCTGGCGGAGATCAGTTTTCTTACCAATCCGGATGATGCTCAACAATTGCGCGAGGGGGCGTATCGCCAGCGCATTGCGGAGTCGCTGGCGGCTGGGGTTGAGCGTTATCTGCGAGGGCTTAGTGGGATTCGGCCTGTGTCGGGGAAAAGTTCGGCGAGGGGCCTGGGTGGTGGTGAGGAGCCTGCTGGGCGGTAG
- a CDS encoding DUF4142 domain-containing protein, protein MKLNMKSRTMQRVLLASCSILMVAATTTGLTQTGLAQAGGQASAADKQFVKEALMGGMAEVQLGQLATQKGSSDDVKQFGQKMIEDHTKLGDQMKEVASQIGVTAPTTVSPKDQATMTRLQGLSGDEFDKAYIRVMVRGHEKDLQAFKTEASSGTSPVVKNAASQGSQVVSAHLDMIKQMAQTHNVTMRAKSEMTEKSSQ, encoded by the coding sequence ATGAAACTCAATATGAAATCCAGGACGATGCAGCGTGTTCTGCTCGCTTCCTGCTCGATTCTGATGGTTGCCGCTACAACAACCGGGCTTACTCAGACTGGGCTTGCCCAGGCTGGCGGCCAGGCAAGTGCGGCAGATAAGCAATTTGTGAAAGAAGCCTTGATGGGTGGAATGGCTGAAGTTCAACTTGGCCAGCTTGCAACCCAAAAAGGAAGCAGCGACGACGTGAAGCAGTTTGGGCAAAAGATGATCGAAGATCACACCAAGCTGGGCGACCAGATGAAAGAGGTAGCCAGCCAGATCGGAGTGACTGCGCCGACCACGGTATCGCCAAAAGATCAGGCGACCATGACGCGGCTGCAGGGCCTGTCGGGCGATGAGTTTGACAAGGCATATATTCGCGTTATGGTTCGTGGCCACGAGAAGGATTTGCAGGCGTTCAAGACGGAGGCTTCGAGTGGTACTTCGCCAGTCGTCAAGAATGCGGCAAGTCAGGGTTCGCAGGTTGTTTCCGCCCATCTGGACATGATCAAACAGATGGCGCAGACGCATAACGTGACCATGCGCGCGAAGAGTGAAATGACGGAGAAGAGCAGCCAGTAA
- a CDS encoding glycosyltransferase, with protein MRVVLSNIGTFGDINPLIAVALELKRRGHQPVMAVPAIYAPKIVPLGIEFHATRPDIDPKNTLLAEMIYDVRKGTERGLREFLFPALHDTYHDLLTAATVPARADLLLLGELNYAGPLVAEVTGIPWASYVLAPLSFFSAYDPPVLPMYPRLARADSAVPGMGFAIQRLARFVSRKWPQPLYDLREELGLQRGKNPLFDAKHSPELVLAMFSRVLGQEQPDWPANTKITGFCFYDADAGNAALPAHLEKFLASGPPPLVFTLGSAAVLAAGRFYEYGARAAERLGMRAVLLIGSDARNRPRHPLPDSICVAEYAPYSALFSRASVIIHQGGVGTTAQCLRAGRPMLIMPYSHDQPDNARRMRRLRVARILQKRNFTPLRVARKLKILLEDPIYARRAQQIALRLRSEDGVGTACNLLETLVQSKKSRAKSSKVKSSE; from the coding sequence GTGCGCGTTGTTCTCTCAAACATTGGAACATTTGGCGACATCAACCCACTGATTGCTGTCGCATTGGAATTGAAACGGCGTGGGCATCAGCCAGTGATGGCTGTCCCCGCCATATACGCACCGAAGATCGTGCCGCTGGGGATTGAGTTCCATGCCACCCGGCCCGATATCGACCCCAAAAATACACTGCTGGCAGAGATGATTTACGACGTGCGCAAGGGCACAGAACGAGGCCTGCGCGAGTTTCTCTTCCCCGCATTGCACGATACGTATCACGACCTGCTTACCGCTGCGACCGTTCCAGCCAGGGCCGACCTGCTGCTGCTCGGGGAACTGAACTACGCCGGACCTCTTGTCGCCGAGGTCACCGGCATTCCCTGGGCAAGCTACGTGCTCGCACCGCTATCTTTCTTCTCCGCATACGATCCGCCTGTTCTGCCAATGTATCCTCGCCTCGCGCGAGCCGACTCCGCAGTCCCCGGCATGGGATTCGCCATCCAGCGCCTGGCTCGGTTTGTAAGCCGCAAATGGCCTCAGCCTCTGTACGACTTGCGCGAGGAACTGGGCCTGCAGCGGGGGAAAAATCCACTCTTCGATGCCAAGCACTCACCAGAGCTCGTACTCGCAATGTTTTCGCGGGTCCTCGGGCAGGAACAGCCGGACTGGCCAGCGAATACAAAGATCACAGGATTTTGTTTTTACGATGCGGATGCAGGAAACGCCGCACTCCCCGCGCATCTCGAAAAGTTTCTCGCCTCAGGACCGCCGCCACTGGTCTTCACCCTCGGCTCCGCAGCCGTCCTCGCCGCAGGCCGATTCTATGAGTACGGCGCACGTGCAGCCGAGCGGTTAGGCATGCGGGCAGTCCTGCTGATCGGCTCCGATGCGCGCAACCGCCCGCGCCATCCCCTGCCGGACTCAATCTGCGTCGCCGAATACGCGCCCTACTCTGCATTGTTTTCGCGAGCATCGGTGATCATCCACCAGGGCGGCGTAGGCACCACAGCGCAGTGCCTGCGAGCAGGCAGGCCAATGCTCATCATGCCCTACAGTCACGATCAACCGGACAACGCACGCCGGATGCGTCGGCTCCGCGTAGCGCGCATCCTGCAAAAGCGCAATTTCACGCCGCTGCGAGTAGCAAGAAAACTGAAGATTTTGCTGGAAGATCCCATCTACGCCCGTCGTGCCCAGCAAATTGCCCTGAGACTCAGGAGCGAAGACGGAGTAGGCACCGCATGCAATTTATTGGAAACGTTAGTTCAAAGTAAAAAGTCCAGAGCAAAAAGCTCTAAAGTAAAAAGCTCAGAGTAA
- a CDS encoding aldose epimerase family protein, whose amino-acid sequence MAGAKENVVISSGDCSLTLLPALGGKISSLRAGAHELLQAPLKPLAPRTQTMAFSASDASGWDECLPSVGECIIETETGNASIPDHGDLWRLEWEVLDIAADSATMRATCFSLPLEVTRTLLLSTTGSGWLLRAMYTVANRGNGFVPWSWAAHPLFSAQAGDRIVLPASIQTLKVEGSAGNRLGQNGDTTQWPIAKLADGSQTDLSVARNIESGIGDKLFAQPDANDAWCSLERPAIGLRLTVRFDPVLTPYIGLWICYGGWPDEAGAKQMCVAMEPTTAPVDSLAKIGPWSRILAPGETFTWPMELHIDRITELTEISEFSAQ is encoded by the coding sequence TTGGCCGGAGCAAAGGAAAACGTTGTCATTTCGAGTGGAGACTGCTCTCTGACCTTGCTGCCTGCTCTCGGTGGCAAGATCAGCTCCCTGCGGGCAGGCGCGCATGAACTGCTCCAGGCCCCACTGAAGCCATTAGCCCCACGCACTCAAACAATGGCCTTCTCCGCCAGCGACGCCAGCGGCTGGGATGAATGTCTCCCCTCGGTCGGCGAATGCATCATTGAAACCGAAACCGGAAACGCCTCCATCCCCGATCACGGCGACCTCTGGCGGCTGGAGTGGGAAGTGCTGGATATCGCTGCCGATTCAGCAACGATGCGCGCCACATGCTTCTCTCTGCCCCTCGAAGTAACCCGCACCCTCCTGCTGTCGACGACCGGCTCAGGCTGGCTGCTGCGAGCCATGTATACGGTGGCCAACCGAGGCAACGGATTTGTCCCCTGGTCCTGGGCAGCGCACCCTCTCTTCAGCGCACAGGCCGGGGATCGCATCGTACTGCCCGCATCCATTCAAACCCTGAAAGTCGAAGGCTCCGCAGGAAATCGTCTCGGCCAAAACGGAGATACCACGCAATGGCCAATAGCCAAGCTGGCGGATGGCTCACAAACCGATCTAAGCGTGGCTCGGAATATCGAATCCGGCATCGGCGACAAGCTCTTCGCCCAACCCGACGCCAACGATGCCTGGTGCTCCCTGGAGCGCCCAGCAATCGGCCTGCGCCTCACCGTTCGTTTTGACCCCGTTCTGACGCCCTACATCGGACTATGGATCTGTTACGGCGGCTGGCCCGACGAAGCCGGTGCAAAGCAAATGTGTGTCGCAATGGAACCAACCACAGCACCTGTAGACTCGTTGGCAAAGATTGGACCGTGGTCGCGCATACTGGCCCCCGGTGAAACCTTTACCTGGCCAATGGAGTTGCACATCGACCGGATTACCGAACTTACTGAAATCTCTGAATTCTCTGCTCAATAA